A stretch of Vibrio maritimus DNA encodes these proteins:
- a CDS encoding Hsp20 family protein, whose product MRTVDFTPLYRNAIGFDRLFNMMEANSAKNSSGGYPPYNIEQQDENHFRITMAVAGFAEDQLDLTQKENMLIVKGERKAEEGKNYVYQGIAERDFERKFQLADYVKVVGASMENGLLHVDLEREIPEAMKPRKIEIGGNKLIEG is encoded by the coding sequence ATGAGAACTGTAGATTTCACTCCTTTATACCGCAACGCAATTGGCTTCGATCGTCTATTCAACATGATGGAAGCGAACTCAGCGAAAAACTCTTCTGGCGGTTACCCTCCATACAACATCGAGCAACAAGATGAGAACCACTTCCGTATTACTATGGCTGTGGCTGGCTTTGCTGAAGACCAACTCGATCTGACTCAAAAAGAGAACATGTTGATTGTTAAGGGTGAGCGTAAAGCCGAAGAAGGTAAAAACTACGTGTACCAAGGTATCGCAGAGCGCGATTTCGAGCGTAAGTTCCAGCTAGCTGACTACGTGAAAGTCGTAGGTGCGAGCATGGAGAATGGTCTACTTCACGTTGATCTAGAGCGCGAAATTCCAGAAGCGATGAAGCCACGTAAAATTGAGATTGGTGGTAACAAACTGATCGAAGGCTAA
- a CDS encoding valine--pyruvate transaminase produces the protein MQFSKFGEKFNRYSGITQLMDDLNDGLRTPGAIMLGGGNPAAIPAMLEYFHQASSDLLASGELVAAMANYDGPQGKDAFVKSLAKLLRDTYGWNITEKNISLTNGSQSGFFYLFNLLAGKQSDGSHKKILLPIAPEYIGYGDAGIDEDIFVSYHPEIELLDNGLFKYHVDFEHLEIDDSVAAICASRPTNPTGNVLTDEEIHKLDKLARENNIPLIIDNAYGLPFPNIIFEDVEPFWNENTILCMSLSKLGLPGLRCGIVIASEEVTQAMTNMNGIISLAPGSFGPALAHHMIEKGDILELSSNVIKPFYQQKSQRAVELLQSAITDSRFRIHKPEGAIFLWLWFDELPITTMELYQRLKDRGVLIVPGEYFFIGQEDEWDHAHQCLRMNYVQDDDKMQQGIAIIAEEVAKAYAQGTSD, from the coding sequence ATGCAATTTTCGAAGTTTGGTGAAAAATTTAATCGTTACTCAGGTATTACCCAATTAATGGATGATCTTAATGATGGCCTTCGCACTCCAGGCGCCATCATGCTCGGAGGTGGCAACCCAGCCGCCATTCCTGCCATGCTCGAGTATTTTCACCAAGCCAGTAGTGACCTCCTCGCCAGTGGTGAACTGGTGGCCGCCATGGCCAACTACGACGGTCCACAAGGAAAAGATGCGTTTGTTAAATCGCTCGCTAAACTGCTGCGCGATACCTATGGCTGGAACATTACCGAAAAGAACATCAGCCTAACCAATGGCAGCCAAAGTGGTTTTTTCTATCTGTTTAACCTACTCGCAGGTAAGCAAAGCGATGGCAGCCACAAGAAAATTTTGCTGCCAATTGCGCCAGAATACATTGGTTATGGTGACGCAGGCATAGACGAAGACATCTTTGTCTCCTACCACCCAGAAATCGAGCTGCTTGATAACGGTCTATTCAAATACCATGTGGATTTCGAACACTTAGAGATCGATGATTCTGTTGCGGCGATTTGTGCCTCTCGCCCAACCAACCCAACGGGTAACGTACTCACCGACGAAGAAATCCATAAACTGGATAAACTGGCTCGAGAGAATAACATCCCACTGATCATCGATAACGCCTACGGTTTGCCATTCCCAAACATCATCTTTGAAGATGTGGAGCCGTTTTGGAATGAGAACACCATTCTTTGCATGAGCTTATCCAAGCTAGGTCTGCCAGGGTTGCGCTGCGGTATCGTGATTGCCAGTGAAGAAGTCACCCAAGCGATGACCAATATGAATGGCATTATTAGCCTGGCGCCGGGCAGCTTTGGTCCTGCACTTGCCCATCACATGATTGAGAAAGGTGACATTCTAGAGCTCAGTTCCAATGTGATTAAGCCGTTCTACCAGCAAAAATCCCAGCGCGCGGTTGAGTTATTACAATCGGCGATTACCGATTCCCGTTTTCGAATCCATAAGCCAGAAGGCGCTATCTTCTTGTGGCTATGGTTTGATGAGCTACCCATTACCACTATGGAGCTCTACCAACGCTTGAAAGATCGCGGCGTGTTGATTGTCCCAGGGGAATACTTCTTTATTGGTCAGGAAGATGAATGGGATCATGCCCATCAATGTCTGCGCATGAACTATGTGCAAGATGACGACAAGATGCAGCAAGGTATCGCGATTATCGCGGAAGAAGTGGCTAAAGCATACGCGCAAGGCACTAGCGATTAA
- a CDS encoding alpha-amylase, whose product MKKTLLSLSVAMLSACSQLPDDALLLSLDDQQVAFAANEQGLLVAEKKLDKGSYTFSIGDNAQTCGSNFALAEDARIKFNRPLKLDDCAGESAIPMRVFKANTYQFTLNPTNNELTVKVKPKQSNDFTSTCPVATDSPKVIDVSATFADGTVLRDALSGQQATVSSGKIALQPGANSQGLLLLEPAEQAPKAEFDWDNATVYFVMTDRFYNGNPDNDNSYGRSKDGKHEIGTFHGGDLAGLTKKLDYIESLGVNAIWITSPLEQIHGWVGGGDRGDFKHYGYHGYYHQDWTKLDANMGTEAELRQFIDTAHEKGIRVVWDVVMNHTGYATLADMQEFGFGKLYLSDEEAKQELGENWTDWQPKSGQSWHSFNDYIKYSDDEAWDKWWGKDWIRTDIGDYDAPGYNDRTMSLNFLPDLKTESTQKTGLPNFYRNKETNAKDIQATPSEHLITWLTDWVREYGIDGFRVDTAKHVEMESWAKLKQASNEALAEWKQNNPDKALDDKPFWMTGEVWAHSVVKSPYFDNGFDSIINFEFQGDVAPKALKCFANLDSDYRRYAERINSDSEFNVLSYLSSHDTSLFWASRSRSIDDQMRAANALMLSPGAVQIYYGDEIARDLGVSGSDSHQGTRSDMPWDKITGQRETLLKHWQTLGDFRLRHPAIAMGEHITRQQSGYYAFERRYQDDKVLIVYTGE is encoded by the coding sequence ATGAAAAAGACCCTACTTTCACTCTCAGTGGCGATGCTCAGCGCCTGCAGCCAATTGCCAGATGACGCGTTACTACTTAGCTTAGATGACCAACAAGTGGCTTTTGCTGCCAATGAACAAGGTTTGCTGGTTGCAGAAAAGAAGCTTGATAAAGGCAGCTATACCTTTTCTATCGGTGATAATGCACAAACCTGTGGCAGCAACTTTGCTTTGGCTGAAGATGCGCGCATTAAGTTCAACCGCCCATTAAAGCTCGATGATTGTGCCGGGGAATCGGCCATTCCGATGCGAGTATTCAAGGCGAATACCTACCAGTTTACGCTCAATCCAACCAACAACGAGCTCACCGTAAAGGTGAAACCGAAACAGAGTAACGATTTTACCTCTACCTGCCCTGTTGCCACTGACAGCCCTAAAGTCATTGATGTTAGTGCTACCTTTGCCGATGGCACTGTGCTTAGAGATGCGCTGAGCGGACAACAAGCGACGGTCAGCAGCGGTAAGATAGCGCTGCAGCCTGGCGCAAACAGCCAGGGCCTATTGCTGCTAGAGCCTGCAGAACAGGCACCGAAGGCGGAATTCGATTGGGACAACGCGACGGTCTACTTCGTAATGACCGATCGCTTCTACAACGGCAACCCAGATAACGATAACAGCTATGGGCGAAGCAAAGACGGCAAACATGAGATCGGTACCTTCCATGGTGGCGATCTAGCCGGTTTGACTAAAAAGCTCGACTACATTGAATCGCTTGGCGTCAATGCCATCTGGATCACCTCACCACTGGAGCAAATTCATGGCTGGGTTGGTGGCGGTGATAGAGGTGACTTCAAGCACTATGGCTATCACGGCTATTACCATCAAGATTGGACCAAGCTCGATGCCAACATGGGCACAGAGGCGGAGTTGCGTCAGTTTATCGATACTGCCCATGAGAAAGGTATCCGAGTCGTTTGGGATGTAGTTATGAACCATACCGGCTACGCCACGTTAGCGGACATGCAAGAATTTGGCTTTGGAAAACTGTACCTCTCTGATGAAGAGGCGAAACAAGAGCTTGGTGAAAACTGGACCGATTGGCAACCTAAATCCGGGCAAAGCTGGCACAGCTTTAATGATTACATCAAGTACAGTGATGACGAGGCATGGGATAAATGGTGGGGTAAGGATTGGATCCGTACCGACATCGGTGACTACGACGCACCTGGATACAACGACAGAACCATGTCACTTAACTTCTTGCCGGATCTAAAAACAGAATCGACACAGAAGACAGGCCTGCCGAACTTCTATCGTAATAAAGAGACCAATGCCAAAGATATTCAAGCCACGCCAAGTGAGCATTTGATCACCTGGCTAACAGATTGGGTTCGCGAGTATGGCATCGATGGCTTCCGTGTCGATACCGCTAAACACGTCGAAATGGAAAGCTGGGCCAAGCTCAAGCAAGCCAGTAATGAAGCACTGGCAGAGTGGAAACAAAACAACCCAGACAAGGCACTGGATGATAAACCGTTCTGGATGACCGGTGAGGTTTGGGCACACAGCGTGGTGAAGAGCCCGTATTTCGATAACGGCTTTGATTCTATCATTAACTTCGAGTTCCAAGGCGACGTTGCCCCTAAGGCATTGAAGTGTTTCGCTAACCTAGACAGTGACTATCGCCGCTATGCAGAGCGCATTAACAGCGACAGTGAGTTTAATGTGCTGAGCTACCTCTCTTCGCACGACACTTCACTGTTCTGGGCATCTCGAAGCCGAAGCATTGATGATCAGATGCGTGCCGCCAATGCACTGATGTTAAGTCCGGGTGCGGTGCAGATCTACTATGGTGATGAGATAGCAAGAGACCTAGGTGTCAGTGGCTCTGACTCACACCAAGGTACGCGCTCAGACATGCCTTGGGATAAGATAACGGGTCAGCGCGAAACCCTATTGAAGCACTGGCAAACATTAGGCGATTTCCGCCTACGTCACCCTGCCATTGCTATGGGTGAACATATTACCCGCCAGCAAAGCGGGTACTATGCGTTTGAACGTCGTTACCAAGATGACAAGGTACTCATCGTTTACACTGGCGAATAA
- the glyS gene encoding glycine--tRNA ligase subunit beta, producing the protein MAKEFLIELGTEELPPTQLRTLAEAFAANFEAELKGADLTHEGVKWYAAPRRLALKVAGLAESQADKVVEKRGPAVSVAFDADGNATKAAQGWARGNGITVEQADRLVTDKGEWLLFKQEVKGQATTEIVVELAAKALANLPIAKPMRWGNKTTQFIRPVKTLTMLMGSDLIEGEILGVASDRTIRGHRFMGEQEFTIDSAEQYPAILEERGKVMADYEARKAIILADSQKAAAAVGGVADLEDDLVEEVTSLVEWPVVLTAKFEEEFLKVPSEALVYTMKGDQKYFPVYDENKKLLPNFIFVSNIESKEPRYVIEGNEKVVRPRLADAEFFFNTDRKRPLIDRLPELEQAIFQKQLGTIKDKTDRITELAGYIAEQINADVEKSKRAGLLAKCDLMTSMVFEFTDTQGVMGMHYATHDGEDEQVALALYEQYMPRFAGDELPSTGISSAVAMADKLDTIVGIFGIGQAPKGSDPFALRRASLGVLRIIVENGYNLDLTDLIAKAQSLFAQEDGTSKLTNTNVADDVIDFMLGRFNAWYKDEGFSVDIIQAVLANRPTKPADFDQRVKAVSHFRELEAAEALAAANKRVGNILAKFDGELAAEIDLALLQEDAEKTLAENVEVMTEALEPAFATGNYQEALSKLADLREPVDAFFDNVMVMADDEALKKNRLTLLNNLRNLFLQIADISLLQK; encoded by the coding sequence ATGGCAAAAGAATTTCTAATTGAACTCGGTACTGAAGAGCTACCACCAACGCAGCTTCGTACCCTTGCAGAAGCTTTTGCAGCGAACTTCGAAGCAGAGCTGAAAGGTGCAGACCTAACACACGAAGGTGTGAAATGGTACGCGGCTCCTCGTCGTCTAGCACTTAAGGTCGCTGGTCTTGCTGAAAGTCAGGCAGATAAAGTGGTAGAAAAGCGTGGACCTGCGGTTTCTGTGGCATTCGATGCTGACGGTAATGCAACTAAGGCGGCTCAAGGCTGGGCTCGCGGTAACGGTATCACTGTTGAGCAAGCGGATCGTCTAGTGACAGACAAAGGCGAATGGCTACTATTCAAACAAGAAGTCAAAGGCCAAGCAACGACTGAAATCGTGGTTGAGCTTGCAGCTAAAGCGCTAGCTAACCTACCAATCGCGAAACCAATGCGTTGGGGTAACAAGACGACTCAGTTCATCCGTCCTGTTAAAACACTGACTATGCTAATGGGCTCTGACCTTATCGAAGGCGAGATCCTAGGCGTAGCCTCTGACCGTACTATCCGTGGTCACCGCTTTATGGGTGAGCAAGAGTTCACTATCGATTCTGCTGAGCAATACCCTGCGATCCTAGAAGAGCGCGGTAAAGTGATGGCAGATTACGAAGCGCGTAAGGCAATCATCCTAGCTGATTCGCAAAAAGCGGCAGCAGCAGTTGGCGGTGTCGCTGATCTAGAGGATGACCTAGTTGAAGAAGTAACATCACTCGTTGAGTGGCCAGTGGTTCTTACGGCGAAGTTCGAAGAAGAGTTCCTGAAGGTGCCTTCTGAAGCGCTGGTTTACACCATGAAAGGTGACCAGAAGTACTTCCCAGTGTATGACGAGAACAAGAAGCTTCTGCCTAACTTTATCTTCGTCTCTAACATCGAATCTAAAGAGCCTCGCTACGTAATCGAAGGTAACGAGAAGGTTGTGCGTCCACGTCTAGCGGATGCGGAATTCTTCTTTAACACTGACCGTAAGCGCCCTCTTATCGACCGTCTACCTGAGCTAGAGCAAGCTATCTTCCAGAAGCAGCTTGGTACTATCAAAGACAAAACAGACCGCATCACAGAGCTTGCTGGCTACATCGCTGAGCAAATCAATGCTGACGTTGAGAAATCTAAGCGTGCTGGCCTTCTAGCGAAGTGTGACCTAATGACCTCTATGGTATTCGAGTTTACCGATACCCAAGGTGTCATGGGCATGCACTACGCCACTCACGATGGTGAAGATGAGCAAGTAGCACTGGCGCTTTACGAGCAGTACATGCCACGTTTCGCCGGTGACGAGCTACCAAGCACAGGTATCTCTTCAGCAGTCGCAATGGCAGACAAGCTAGATACGATTGTCGGTATCTTTGGTATTGGCCAAGCACCTAAGGGCTCTGACCCATTCGCACTTCGTCGTGCGTCTCTAGGTGTACTTCGTATCATCGTCGAAAACGGCTACAACCTAGACCTAACGGACCTAATTGCGAAAGCTCAGTCTCTGTTTGCCCAAGAAGACGGTACTAGCAAGCTAACCAACACGAACGTTGCCGACGACGTCATCGACTTCATGCTTGGTCGTTTCAATGCATGGTACAAAGATGAAGGCTTCAGCGTGGATATCATCCAAGCAGTACTGGCTAACCGTCCAACCAAACCAGCAGACTTCGACCAGCGCGTTAAAGCGGTATCTCACTTCCGTGAGCTAGAGGCAGCAGAAGCACTGGCGGCAGCGAACAAGCGTGTAGGTAACATCCTAGCGAAATTCGACGGCGAACTGGCAGCTGAAATCGACCTTGCACTTCTACAAGAAGATGCAGAGAAGACACTAGCAGAGAACGTTGAAGTGATGACTGAAGCCCTTGAGCCAGCATTCGCGACAGGTAACTATCAAGAAGCACTAAGCAAGCTTGCTGACCTACGTGAGCCTGTGGATGCGTTCTTCGATAATGTGATGGTCATGGCCGATGACGAAGCACTTAAGAAGAACCGTCTAACGCTACTAAACAACCTGCGTAACCTGTTCCTACAAATCGCCGACATTTCACTTCTTCAGAAATAG
- the glyQ gene encoding glycine--tRNA ligase subunit alpha gives MQKYDIKTFQGMILALQDYWAQNGCTIVQPLDMEVGAGTSHPMTCLRALGPEPMSTAYVQPSRRPTDGRYGENPNRLQHYYQFQVALKPSPDNIQELYLGSLEVLGIDPLVHDIRFVEDNWENPTLGAWGLGWEVWLNGMEVTQFTYFQQVGGLECKPVTGEITYGIERLAMYIQEVDSVYDLVWNIAPDGSKVTYGDIFHQNEVEQSTYNFEHADVDFLFTYFDQCEKETKELLELEKPLPLPAYERILKAAHAFNILDARKAISVTERQRYILRIRNLTKAVAEAYYASREALGFPMLKKDEEK, from the coding sequence ATGCAAAAATACGATATCAAAACCTTCCAGGGAATGATCCTCGCGCTGCAGGATTACTGGGCACAGAACGGTTGTACTATTGTTCAACCACTAGATATGGAAGTAGGTGCAGGCACCTCTCACCCAATGACATGTCTACGTGCACTTGGCCCAGAGCCAATGTCTACGGCATACGTTCAACCCTCACGTCGTCCGACCGATGGTCGCTACGGCGAGAACCCGAACCGTCTGCAGCACTATTATCAGTTCCAAGTTGCGCTTAAGCCTTCTCCAGATAACATTCAGGAGTTGTACCTAGGCTCACTTGAAGTGCTTGGTATCGACCCGCTAGTACACGACATTCGTTTCGTAGAAGACAACTGGGAAAACCCAACGCTAGGCGCATGGGGTCTTGGTTGGGAAGTCTGGCTAAACGGTATGGAAGTGACTCAGTTTACTTACTTCCAGCAGGTTGGCGGTCTTGAGTGTAAGCCAGTAACTGGCGAGATCACTTATGGTATCGAACGTCTAGCGATGTACATCCAAGAAGTAGATTCTGTGTACGACCTAGTGTGGAACATCGCACCCGACGGCAGCAAGGTCACTTACGGTGATATCTTCCACCAAAACGAAGTTGAGCAATCAACCTACAACTTTGAGCACGCTGACGTAGATTTCCTATTCACTTACTTTGACCAGTGTGAAAAAGAAACCAAAGAGCTGCTAGAGCTAGAGAAACCTCTTCCTCTTCCAGCGTATGAGCGCATTCTTAAAGCGGCTCACGCATTCAACATCCTTGATGCACGCAAAGCTATCTCTGTAACAGAGCGCCAACGTTACATCCTTCGTATCCGCAACCTGACTAAAGCGGTTGCAGAAGCATATTACGCATCACGTGAAGCCTTAGGCTTCCCAATGCTTAAAAAAGACGAGGAGAAGTAA
- a CDS encoding TMEM165/GDT1 family protein, whose protein sequence is MSVLAISITTVALAEIGDKTQLLSLLLASRYRKPIPIIAAIFLATIANHALAAWLGVVVADYLSPEVLKWVLVVSFLAMAAWILVPDKLDDDESISSRGPFIASFIAFFIAEIGDKTQIATSILGAQYADALTWVVIGTTVGMLLANVPVVLIGKLSADKLPLDWIRRITAILFVGLAIGAAVF, encoded by the coding sequence GTGAGCGTTTTAGCTATATCAATTACTACTGTGGCACTTGCCGAAATTGGCGATAAGACCCAACTTTTATCTCTGCTGCTGGCCAGTCGTTACCGTAAACCTATTCCTATTATTGCCGCTATCTTTTTAGCGACCATTGCCAATCATGCATTAGCTGCATGGCTGGGGGTTGTAGTGGCCGATTATCTATCACCGGAAGTGCTTAAGTGGGTATTAGTGGTCAGCTTCCTTGCCATGGCTGCATGGATCTTGGTGCCGGATAAACTCGATGACGATGAAAGTATCTCAAGTCGCGGTCCGTTTATCGCCAGTTTTATCGCATTCTTCATTGCTGAAATTGGCGATAAAACTCAGATAGCGACCTCCATTCTCGGCGCGCAATACGCGGATGCGCTGACCTGGGTGGTGATTGGTACTACGGTGGGTATGCTACTAGCCAATGTGCCTGTCGTCTTGATTGGTAAGCTATCAGCGGACAAGCTTCCGCTTGATTGGATTCGTCGTATTACCGCCATTTTGTTCGTAGGACTCGCCATCGGCGCTGCTGTTTTTTAA
- the tusA gene encoding sulfurtransferase TusA, which produces MTINTDLATQTLEAEGLRCPEPVMMVRKTIRKMEEGEVLLVKADDPSTTRDIPSFCRFMDHQLLSAQTETVPYLYLIKKGLA; this is translated from the coding sequence ATGACAATCAATACAGACCTAGCGACGCAAACACTCGAAGCCGAAGGACTGCGCTGCCCAGAGCCAGTGATGATGGTCAGGAAGACAATTCGTAAGATGGAAGAAGGTGAAGTGTTGTTAGTGAAAGCCGACGACCCTTCGACGACGCGCGATATTCCAAGTTTCTGTCGCTTTATGGATCACCAATTGCTGAGTGCTCAGACAGAAACCGTTCCTTACCTTTATTTGATTAAAAAAGGGTTAGCGTAA
- a CDS encoding LysR family transcriptional regulator, whose product MELEEIYRRDLNLLVALKVLVEEGSVSQAAVRLNLSQSATSRVLGRLRDLLGDPLFTRQGQRIIPTSKALEICKQIDQPLESFRQLLTPSEFNPYYCNERFLIATTDYAMQTILPYALPKIYQLAPNISLEFAPLQHESLFKQLSTDKVDMAICRPTGSVTPLHQEVLGPVGVSCLVSKQHPLADKPVSLEDYINAPHAMIAISDGVKALLDAALINQNPRKMVLRAYHLEAALAIVDSMPLIITVPADLAYLVADRYDLVIKPLPFAFTPFDYSLIWHARCDTSESQKWLRSVVKEECGKLIAKRIEDVGLG is encoded by the coding sequence ATGGAACTCGAAGAAATCTATCGTCGCGACCTCAATTTATTGGTGGCATTGAAGGTGCTGGTGGAAGAGGGCAGTGTTAGTCAAGCGGCCGTGCGACTCAACCTAAGCCAATCCGCAACGAGTCGAGTGTTAGGTCGATTGAGAGACTTATTAGGGGATCCGCTTTTCACCCGTCAAGGACAGCGAATCATTCCTACCAGTAAAGCGCTCGAGATATGTAAGCAAATTGACCAACCGTTAGAGTCCTTCCGTCAGTTGCTGACACCCAGTGAGTTCAATCCCTACTATTGTAACGAGCGCTTTCTCATCGCGACGACTGACTATGCGATGCAAACCATCCTTCCTTATGCATTGCCGAAGATTTATCAGCTCGCGCCTAATATCTCTTTGGAGTTCGCTCCACTGCAACACGAGAGCCTTTTTAAACAGCTCAGCACTGATAAGGTCGATATGGCGATCTGCCGTCCTACGGGTTCGGTTACACCATTACACCAAGAAGTCTTGGGCCCGGTCGGCGTCTCTTGCTTAGTTTCCAAGCAACATCCGTTAGCGGATAAACCCGTATCGCTTGAGGATTATATCAATGCGCCTCATGCCATGATTGCGATCAGTGACGGCGTTAAAGCTCTGCTGGATGCCGCGCTTATCAACCAAAACCCTCGAAAAATGGTACTGCGTGCCTATCATCTTGAAGCGGCATTGGCGATAGTTGATAGCATGCCATTGATCATTACCGTACCAGCTGATCTCGCTTATTTAGTGGCAGATCGCTACGATCTCGTGATAAAACCACTGCCTTTTGCTTTTACTCCGTTTGATTATTCTCTGATTTGGCACGCGCGATGCGATACCTCGGAGTCTCAGAAATGGCTTCGCTCGGTAGTAAAAGAAGAGTGTGGAAAGTTGATTGCGAAACGAATTGAAGATGTGGGTTTAGGTTAA
- a CDS encoding MDR family oxidoreductase, whose translation MFKALLLNQEDKKTIATISQVDESQLPEGNVKIDVKYSSLNYKDGLAITGKGKIIRNFPMVPGIDLSGVVSQSDDPRYKEGDEVVLTGWGVGENHWGGMAEKASLNGDWLVPMPAGLDAEKVMAIGTAGFTAMLCVQAIVDAGVKPEDGEVLVTGASGGVGSVSVTLLNQLGYKVAAVTGRASANGELLKSLGASRIVERSELEEPAKPLERQFWAAAVDTVGSNMLAKVLAQVNYNGVVAACGLAGGFDLPTTVMPFILRNVRLQGVDSVMCPREKRIKAWEQLATLLPESYYAQASKTVALEDAIQAAEDITNGAVTGRVTIKI comes from the coding sequence ATGTTCAAAGCACTGTTACTTAACCAAGAAGACAAAAAAACAATCGCTACTATTTCTCAGGTAGACGAGTCACAGCTTCCAGAAGGTAATGTAAAAATAGATGTAAAATATTCATCTTTGAACTACAAAGATGGGTTGGCGATTACCGGTAAAGGTAAAATCATCCGCAATTTCCCAATGGTACCGGGTATCGATCTTTCTGGCGTAGTGTCGCAATCAGACGACCCTCGTTACAAGGAAGGCGACGAAGTGGTTCTCACTGGCTGGGGGGTCGGTGAGAATCACTGGGGTGGCATGGCTGAGAAAGCGAGCCTAAACGGTGACTGGCTAGTGCCAATGCCAGCAGGTCTCGATGCAGAAAAAGTGATGGCTATCGGTACTGCAGGTTTTACTGCGATGCTATGTGTACAAGCCATTGTTGATGCAGGCGTAAAACCAGAAGACGGCGAAGTACTGGTCACAGGCGCAAGTGGCGGTGTGGGTAGTGTGTCTGTTACGCTACTTAACCAACTAGGTTATAAAGTGGCGGCAGTAACAGGCCGCGCTTCAGCGAACGGCGAACTACTAAAATCACTCGGTGCATCACGCATTGTTGAGCGCAGCGAACTGGAAGAGCCAGCGAAACCGCTTGAGCGTCAATTCTGGGCTGCAGCTGTCGATACCGTAGGCAGTAACATGCTTGCTAAAGTGCTTGCGCAGGTGAACTACAACGGTGTTGTCGCAGCATGTGGTCTAGCGGGTGGCTTTGACCTACCTACTACAGTGATGCCATTTATCCTGCGTAACGTGCGTCTACAGGGTGTTGACTCTGTAATGTGCCCACGCGAAAAACGCATCAAAGCTTGGGAACAGCTAGCGACGCTACTTCCTGAGTCATACTATGCACAAGCAAGCAAAACCGTAGCGCTAGAAGATGCGATTCAAGCGGCAGAAGACATCACTAACGGTGCTGTAACAGGTCGCGTTACTATTAAAATCTAA
- the fadA gene encoding acetyl-CoA C-acyltransferase FadA: MKNVVVVDCLRTPMGRSKGGAFRHQRAEDLSAHLMKGILARNPQVKPEEIEDIYWGCVQQTLEQGFNVARNAALLAGLPIEIGAVTVNRLCGSSMQALHDAARSIMVGDAEICLIGGVEHMGHVPMTHGVDFHPQLSKNVAKAAGMMGLTAEMLGKLHGISREQQDEFAARSHQRAQAATVEGRFKNEILPTEGHAEDGSLFTLDYDEVIRPETNVEGLSKLRPVFDPANGTVTAGTSSALSDGASAMLIMSEDKANELGLTIRAKIRSMAIAGCDPSIMGYGPVPATQKALKRAGLTMDDIDIVELNEAFAAQSLPCAKDLGLLDVVDEKVNLNGGAIALGHPLGCSGSRISTTLINIMENKDAKIGLATMCIGLGQGIATIFERP; encoded by the coding sequence ATGAAAAATGTTGTCGTTGTTGATTGTCTTCGTACACCTATGGGTCGTTCCAAGGGTGGTGCATTTAGACATCAGCGTGCTGAAGACTTATCGGCACATCTAATGAAAGGTATCTTGGCTCGCAACCCACAAGTAAAGCCAGAAGAGATTGAAGATATCTACTGGGGCTGTGTACAGCAAACCCTAGAGCAAGGTTTTAACGTTGCTCGTAATGCAGCACTGCTGGCAGGGCTACCGATTGAGATTGGTGCGGTCACGGTAAACCGTCTGTGTGGCTCATCTATGCAGGCATTGCATGACGCGGCGCGCTCAATCATGGTTGGTGATGCTGAGATCTGCCTAATTGGTGGTGTTGAGCACATGGGGCACGTTCCTATGACGCACGGTGTGGACTTCCACCCTCAGCTATCTAAAAACGTCGCAAAAGCAGCGGGCATGATGGGTCTCACCGCCGAGATGCTGGGTAAATTGCATGGCATCAGCCGTGAGCAACAAGATGAGTTTGCAGCGCGAAGCCACCAGCGAGCGCAAGCAGCGACCGTTGAAGGTCGCTTTAAGAACGAGATCTTGCCGACCGAAGGTCATGCTGAAGATGGTTCACTGTTTACCCTTGATTACGATGAGGTGATTCGTCCAGAAACCAATGTTGAAGGGCTGTCTAAGCTTCGTCCAGTCTTTGACCCTGCAAATGGCACGGTAACCGCAGGTACGTCATCGGCACTGTCTGATGGTGCGTCTGCCATGCTGATCATGAGCGAAGACAAAGCCAATGAGCTTGGTTTAACCATTCGCGCGAAGATCCGCTCTATGGCCATTGCAGGCTGCGATCCATCGATTATGGGTTACGGCCCGGTACCAGCCACGCAAAAAGCGCTTAAACGTGCGGGCCTAACGATGGACGACATCGACATTGTTGAGCTAAACGAAGCATTTGCGGCTCAATCACTGCCATGTGCCAAAGATCTTGGCCTACTGGATGTGGTCGACGAGAAGGTTAACCTGAATGGCGGCGCCATCGCACTCGGTCACCCACTCGGCTGCTCGGGCTCTCGTATCTCGACCACACTTATCAATATCATGGAAAACAAAGACGCTAAGATCGGTCTTGCCACTATGTGTATTGGTTTGGGTCAAGGTATTGCAACCATCTTTGAAAGACCGTAG